Sequence from the Piscinibacter sp. HJYY11 genome:
GGACGATCAAGCAGCAGCACCAGTCGACGCAGGGCGTCGCGCAGTTCATCATGCGTGCCCTTCCCGGACGGTCTCGAATGGACCTCAGGTGCGTGGGTCACCAGATCCTTGATCACGGAAAGATCCAGATCGAATGCCAGCGCCAGGTAGGGGTTGGTGACGCTGGCCTTGGTGATCCGACTCACCGTCGGCACGTTGCCGGTGACGATCATCGTGTCACCGGCCGCGTAGGACGCCGACCCGCTTCCCGTGCTGACGCGCTTGCAGCCCTGCAGCACCAAGCACACCATGGGCTGCACCACGGTGTGCTCCAGCTCGCTCGGGCTTGTGCGTCGTACCAAGTACAGACCGCGCACCGGGGTGACGACGCCCGTGGTGGCCTCGCTCTGCCCTTCCGTGCGACGCTCGACTGCCTCTCTCAAGTCATTGGCCATGTCGGATTCTGGCCAGCGCATCGGGTGAAACACAGCCGGCTTGGACAATCAGGCAAGCAGTATCGACTTTCACGCAAGAGCCGGCCCTGGCCGGGGGTGACAGTGGTGAACCTCATTCAGGAGATGCACACATGACCCAAGCCCCCCTTCCAGAAGCGTTGCCCTCATCAGATGGTGGCCTTGCCGCTCATCGAGGGGTCCAGGTCTTGGGCGAACAAGGCGCCGAGGGCCGCAAGGGCTTCTTCATCGAGATCGAGGCGCGCCCTGGGCAGGAGGACGCCGTCATTCAGATGCTGCAGGACATTCGGGCCTGCGTCGAGGCAGAGCCCGCCACTGGACCCTGGT
This genomic interval carries:
- a CDS encoding putative quinol monooxygenase, with product MTQAPLPEALPSSDGGLAAHRGVQVLGEQGAEGRKGFFIEIEARPGQEDAVIQMLQDIRACVEAEPATGPWFAVRFSPTSFGIFEAFPNLAGRQAHVEGGGGDIFRDAERMNAILVQAAKVHRVDVLMSKDHFSHRQKE